TATATCTTGAAACACAGGTTGAATGAAGAACAAAGACAAAACTGTAAAAATGATAACGACTAGAACAGCGATTACTTTATTGTTTAACATTAATGTTCGACTAATCACGTTAATGACACCTGTAGTCATTAACGTAAGTAGCAGTTCAGGTAAATAGTTAGAAACCCATAAATACAGAAACTGTTGATCGACGGTGTAACCCGCTGTTAACGGTAAACGTATAAGTAGCTCTTGTAGAGCAGCCATCGTAATAAATAGTACAGCCCACTGACCGATAAAACTTAACGACGTTTTCCATTCTTTAATGCGTTCACTCAACCATAATATGCCTATATTTTGTAATATAAAAAGTGACAGTGGCAGCCAGACGGGTTGATCGACCCACTGAGGGTAACTAACACCAGCATTAGTCATTTGAATGTGAATACCAACTGCAAGAGTCGCTACAATCAATAAATACAGTCCGAGTAAAACTCGGGCTTTAATAGATAAAAAAATCATCGAAACCCTCTATTTTAGATATAAAAAAAGCCGTAAAACGGCTTATTATCAATAGCATGCTAAGCTATGATATTAGCTATAGTTATCATCACTATTAACTTCAAACGCAAGAATGTCACCAGGCTGGCATTCAAGTACTTCACAAAGTTTATCCAGTGTCGATAACCGAACCGCTTTCGCTTTGCCGTTTTTTAATATCGAGAGGTTTGCTTCTGTAATGCCAACTTCTTGAGCGAGATGTT
The DNA window shown above is from Moritella sp. F3 and carries:
- a CDS encoding helix-turn-helix transcriptional regulator; the protein is MTICINLDVMMAKRKMRLKHLAQEVGITEANLSILKNGKAKAVRLSTLDKLCEVLECQPGDILAFEVNSDDNYS